The window CGTGACCCTCCTCGAACGCACCAGCCGGCAGGTCAGCCTAACCCCGGCTGGTCGCGTCTTCCTGATCGAGGCGCGCCGGATCGTGCGGCTGGCCGACAGCGCGGCGATGTCCGCGCGGCGGGTCGCGAAGGGCGATGCGGGGCGGGTGGCGATTGGCTTCACCGCCGTATCGGGCTACAATGTCGTGCCGCAGATCGTGGCGCATGCCCGCGCGACGCTGCCCAATATCGAGCTTGAACTGCGCGAGATGGTGACGACCGAACAGGTCGATGCGCTGCTGACCGGGCTGATCGACATCGGCTTCGTCCGCCCGCCGATGACCCGGCAGGAGTTCGATACGACCTGCGTGCTGCGCGAGCCTTTAGTCGTGGCGCTTCCCCCCGGCGATCCGCGTCAGGCGAAGGCCGAGCTTCACCTTGCCGATTTCGATGATCAGCCGCTGATCATGTATGCGCGGCAGGGCGCGGGCTATTTCCACGCGATGGTGACGCGGCTGTTCGAAGAGGCCGGCGTCGTCCCGAACTTCGTCCAGCACGTCACCCAGATCCATTCGATGCTGGGGCTTGTCCATGCCGGGCTCGCCGCCGCGATCGTGCCCGAATCCGCCACCGGTCTGCATATGAACGATGTCCAGTTTCGCCGGCTTGTGATGCCGCAGGAGCGCCCGGTCGAGCTTCACATGGCCTGGCGTCGCGACAACAGCAATCCGGCGCTTGGGCCGATGAAGCAGCTTTGCATCGAGACGGCAGCCAACGGATGACGACGATCGACCGCCGCACCATGATCGCGGCGCTGGCGGCCACGCCGATTGCGGCGGCGCACGGCGCGCGAAGGGGCGGCGATCCGGTGGCGATCACCCACTATGGTCGGGTGCGCGGCACGATCGAGTGCGATGTCCTGGCGTTCCGTGGCGTGCGTTATGGCGCCGATACCGCCCCGCGCCGTTTTCAGCCCGCGATCGCCCCGACGCCGTGGCGCGATATCGTCGATGCGACGGCCTATGGCCCTGCCGCGCCGCAGACCAAGGCGGAGGAGCGGACCAGCGAGGATTGCCTGTTCCTCAATGTGTGGACCCCCGCGCTCGATGCGGGGAAGCGGCCGGTGATGGTCTATTTCCACGGTGGGGCGCACGCGCACGGATCGGGATCGGACCCGCTTTACGACGGCGCCAATCTGGTCCGGCGCGGCGATGTCGTGGTCGTGACGGTCAACCACCGCCTTGCCGGGCTCGGCTATGCCTATCTGGCAGAACTGGGCGGGCCTGCAGAGTCGGGCAATGTCGGCAATCTCGACCTGATCCTGGCGCTGCAATGGGTGCGCGACAATATCGCGAACTTCGGTGGCGATCCGGGGCGGGTGATGATCTTCGGCCAGTCGGGTGGCGGCGCGAAGGTGGTGACGCTGATGGCGATGGCGCAGGCGCGTCCTCTGTTCCACAGCGCGGCGACGATGAGCGGCCAGCACGTCACCGCTGCCGGCCCGATCCACGCGACGCGGCGTGCCCGCGCCTGGATGGAGAAGGCGGGCGCGGCGAATGTCGGCGAACTTGCGCGTCTGCCTGTCGAGCGGCTGGTCGAGGCGATGGCGATGACCGATCCGATCGAACAGAAGGGCGAGATCAGCTTCTTCTCGGTCGTCGATCATCGCGTCCTGTTCCGCCATCCCTTTTTCCCCGATGCGCCGCGCGAGGCGAAGGACATCCCGCTCATCATCGGCAACACCCATGACGAGACCGGCCTGTTCATCACGAGCATGCTCAAGCGTGGCGATACGACATGGGAGAACCTGCCCGAACGGCTGGGGCAGGAGATGACCAAGGACATCTCCCCCACCTATGTCGCCGAACGATATCGCGCGCTCTATCCCGATCGCAGTCCCACCCAGATATTGCTCGCGGCGACCACGGCGGGGCGATCGTGGCCCGGCCATCTGATTCAGGCGGAGGAGCGCGCGAAGCTGGGTTCGCCGACGTGGATGTACCAGCTCGATTTCCCGTCACCCGAGGCGGGTGGGGTGCTGGGCGCCTTCCACACGCTCGATATTCCGCTGGTGTTCGACAATGTCGACGCGAAGGGATCGATGACGGGAATGAGCGCCGAGGCGCGGGCGCTCGCGGGGCGGATTGCGGACAGCTTCATCGCGCTCGCCCGCACCGGCGACCCCAATAACCGATCGATCCCGCACTGGCCGCGCTTCGAACTGGAGCATCGGCCGACGATGATCTTCGATCGCGAGGTGCGGATCGAAAATGATCCGCGCCGGGAGGAAAGGCTGCTGTTCGCGCCGGTACCCTACATCAAGCCGGGTGGCTGACGCTCAGGCACGGTTCCAGGGGAAGTCGAGCGTCGGCCGGTTGGCGTAGCGCCGCATCGCGAGCGTGAGGCGCGCGCCGCAGCCGGGCTCGATCCGGATCGTGACATGGCTCGCGCCCACGGCGGTCGTCTTGCCATCGATGGCCATGCTGTCGATCCGATGTTCGGCATAGGCGCCGCCCTGCACGACAACGTCGCGCGGCTGCCGCCCCATATTGATCAGCGTCACGTCGGTTTCGGCATCGCCGAGCCTGTGGACGAGCGCGGCCATGTCGGCGGGCAAACCGGCCCGCTTTGCCTGCGCATCGAAATAGCGCAGCCGGCAGTGGAGCGGCACGCCGCCCTGATTGGGCGATGTCTTCGACCAGGGCGGGCGGGCGATGTGAAGTCCGCCGGTCATCAACTGGACGAGGCTGGCGACGCTGGCCGGATTGATGTCGATCGGCCAGTCGGCGAGGCGGGTGTCGGGGGTGGTCGGATCCTTTTCGCGCGCCTCGATCCGTTTGGCGATGCGGGCCAGATCGGCCTCCATCGCCTTGATCGGATAATGGTCGTTGCGACCCGCCAGATAATCGATCCACGGATGATCGCCCGCCGCCGCGAGATCGTCGGCGCGCTGCGAGACGTACCAGATTTCGAACGCGTTGCTGCGATTGGGGCCGGGCTGGAAACTGTACCAGCCGTTCGGCCCGTACATGGTGGGGGCGCTCAGCACCCCGTCGATGCTCCGCGATGCCGCGTTGATGCGGGCGTTCTGGCGGCGCCACAGGTCGACATAAGCCTGATCGCCGGTCAACAGCACGGCGCCCATGAAGGCGGTGATGCTTCGGGGCACGCGGTTGCGGTCCTCGCGTTCGCCGGTCTGCGGCACCAGCGGGGAGAAGCCCCAGCCATAGACGCCCTTCCACCAATCGTCCTTGCCGACGCTGCCGTCGGCGCGAATGCGGCTGGGCAGGATATCGCCATTGGCGGCGGCTCGATCGACCCAGGCGTCGATATAGTCGAGCGCCCAGCGGCGATAATGCTCCTCGCGGGTCAGCGCATAAGCGTTGAGGCCGAGCGTGGTCGACTGGAGGTTGAGCGGATTGTCGCCGACGACGTCGCCATATTCGTCATAATGGTGGAGCGTCTGCGCGTAGGTGGTTTCGCCATGCTCCATGTGGAAACGCTCACCCGCTGCGAACGGATCGCCGGCCCAGTCGAGCGGGGTTGCCTCGCGCAGCATCGGGCCGCGGCTGCCGTTGAGCAGGCTCGCCATCGTGCGGGTGCGCGGATCGTAATTGCGTACGGTGGGATCGCGGCCGGTGTAGAAATCGGCGAAGCGGCGGGTGCGTTCGATCAGCTTGCGGTCGCGGGGCATCGAAAGCCCCTGCACGTTGAAGCTGGTGAGTCCCTCTGCGTTGTGCTGCCAGTCCATCTGGACCGGGAATTCGCGGTAATACATGCCCTGCCGGGCGATCGGCACGTCGACGGTGCGGGCCGCACTATATTGCCGGATATGCCCTTCCCAGAAGCGCGCGGCGAGGGCGGCGATCCGATCCGATCCGCCCAGCGCGTGAAGCAGGAACCAGTCGTTGGTCGCCTCCGCCGCGTCGTCCGGCCCGTCATTGGCGCCCCAGCGTTCGAACACCTTCAGACGATCGCGCGCGTCGACATAGGTGGCGTAGAAAGCCTCGCACGCCGCCGCATTCGCATCGAGCAGGCGGCGCTGCATCACGGCCCAGGCGGGCGGCGCCATCGGGCCGTCGATCCGGATCGCGGCGGGGGCGGCGCGTGCGACGGCAGGCACCGTCAGCATCGCCGCCCCGCCGAGCAGGGCGCGCCGATCGAGAACGATCATTTGAGTTCCAGGCGACGAATGGGGCCTGCGACGACAAGGAAGGCGAAGATCGTGATTAGGCAATGGACACCGACGAACCACAAGGCCAGATCGAACGATCCGGTCGCGCCGACGATATAGCCGACCACGATCGGGGTGACAATGCCGGCGGCGTTGCCGAACATGTTGAACACGCCACCCGACAGGCCCGCGAGCTGCTTCGGCGCGACATCGGCCATGATCGCCCAGCCGAGCGAGGCGATCCCCTTGCCGAAGAAGGCGATCGACATCAGCACGATCACCAGCCATTCGGCATCGACCCACACGCAGGCGATGATCAACGTCGCCAGCAGCATGCCGACGACCATCGGCGTCTTGCGTGCGATGTCGTTCGATCCAGTGCGGCGCAGCAGCATATCCGACAGGAAGCCGCCGGCGAGGCCGCCGATGAAGCCGCAGATCGCCGGGACCGCGGCGGCGAAGCCCGCCTCGACGATGTTCAGGCCGCGTTCCTTGACCAGATAGATCGGGAACCAGGTGACGAAGAAATAGGTCAGCACGTTGATGCAATATTGGCCGAGATAGATGCCCAGCATCATCCGGTTGGCCAGAAGCTGGCGGATGTTCGCCCAGGTGAAGGTCGAGGCGGCGGCCTGCGCGCCCTTTTCCTCCAGATGGATCAGGCCGCCGCCCGCCTCGATATAGTCGAGTTCGGCGGCGTTGATGTCGGGGTGGCGGCTGGGGCTGTGGATGTAGCGGACGAAGATCGCCGCGCCGCACAGGCCGATCCCGCCCATCACCCAGAAGACCGCGCGCCAGCCGAATTCGTGGACCAGCCAGCCCATCAGCGGCGCGAAGGCGACCAGCGAGAAATATTGGGCGGAATTGAAGATGGCCGAAGCGGTGCCGCGCTCCGCGCCCGGAAACCAGGCGGCGACCAGCCGCGCATTGCCGGGGAAGGACGGCGCCTCGGCCAGCCCCACCAGGAAGCGCAGGACGAACAGCGTCGCGACGGCCGACGCGACCGGCAACCAGCCGACGAAGCCCTGCATCGCGGTGAACATCGACCAGAGCGCGATCGCGCCGGCATAGACGCGCTTCGTGCCGAACCGGTCGAGCAGCGCGCCGCCGGGTATCTGCGCCAGCGCATAGGCCCATGCGAAGGCCGAGAGGATGAAGCCGGTCTGGACGGGGCTGAGCCCCAGATCCGCCGATGCCGCGCTGCCCGCGATCGAGAACGTCGCCCGGTCGGCGTAGTTCAGCGTCGTGATCAGGAAGATCAGGGCGATGATCTTGTGACGAACCCGCGTCGGGCGGGCGGCGAGATCGGTCAATTTTCTCTCCTCGTGGCCCTCGCCCTCTGTCGGGGCGTTGCGGCTGCTTGGCATGTCGGTCGTCGTGGCGGGATCGATCGGGATCCAGTCAAGACTTGGCATGGTTTAGACCGATGACACCGGTGGATAATAGTCGTCACCGGTGCGATGTGTGCATCGATTGATGCCGGATTGAGGTTGGCGTCCGTCCCCGAACCCACGCTACGCCATTGTCAACAAAGCCCGCCGAAGGTGGGCGATCCATGCGTGTCGATGATCGGGAGAGTGGCCGACACCAGCGTCAGAATATTCACGCGGCCCCGCGCCGATGGCCATCTTCGGGGGCGAGGTTCGTCGCCCGAGCGTGTTGGAACATGGCGGCCACCGGTTCGCGGCGCGGCCGCCGCCACGGAGTGCAGCAACATCCCTGCTGCCCTGCTGCTGCCTCCCCATCATGGGGAGGCAGCCTTTTACTATCGAAGCGGAGAAGCGAGATGATCGACGGCAGCATCCTGATTGGCGCGCGGGACGTGCGTTCGGCGACCAGCTTCGCCGCCGTCGACCCCAGCAGCGGCGCGACCATCGATCCGCCTTTCGCCAATGCCGATGCTGACCATGTCGCCGAAGCCGCGACGCTTGCCGATGCAGCCTTCGGGACGTTCGCGGACAGCGATCCCGAAACCCGCGCCAGTTTCCTGGAATCTATCGCCGATAACATCATGGCGATCGGCGACGACCTGATCGTGCGCGCGATGGCCGAAAGCGGCCTGCCGCGCGGGCGGCTGGAGAATGAGCGCGGACGCACGACGGGGCAGTTGCGGCTGTTCGCCGATGTCGTTCGCGCGGGCGAATGGGCGGACGTCACGATCGATCTGGCGCTGCCCGAACGCCAGCCCGCGCCGCGCGCGGACATTCGCCGTCGTCATGTCGGCCTCGGCCCGGTCGCGGTGTTCGGCGCCAGCAATTTCCCGCTCGCTTTCTCGGTCGCGGGCGGCGACACGGCCTCGGCCTTCGCGGCCGGATGCCCGGTGATCGTGAAGGGGCATCCCGCGCATCCGGGCACCGGCGAACTGGTCGCCCGCGCGATCCGCAAGGCTGTGGCCGATGCGGGCCTGCCCGAGGGCGTCTTCTCCTATCTTCCGGGCGTGACGAACGAACTCGGCGCGGCGCTGGTCGCCGATCCGCGCGTCCGTGCAGTGGGCTTCACCGGATCGCGCGGCGGCGGGCTTGCGCTGATGCGGATCGCGGCCGGTCGCGCGGAGCCGATCCCGGTCTATGCCGAGATGAGCTCGATCAATCCGGTGCTGCTGTTCCCGGCGGCGCTCAGCCGTCGCGCGGCGGCGCTAGGTGCCGGCTATGTCCAGTCGTTGACCTTGGGGGCGGGGCAGTTCTGCACCAATCCCGGCCTTGTCATCGCGGTGGCCGGCCCCGATCTCGATGCGTTCGTGGCAGCTGCCGCCGAGGCATTGGTCGCCAGCCCCGCGCATCAGATGCTGACGCCTGGTATCCACGCCAGCTTCGAAAAGGGCGTCGACGAGCTGGAAAGCCATGCCGCCGTCACGACGGTTGCGCGCGGATGCGTGGGCGAAGGCGTCAATCAGGCGCGCGGGGCGATCTTCCGCACGACCGGATCGGCCTTCCTGGGCGATGCCGCGCTGTCGCACGAAGTGTTCGGTTCCTCGTCGATCGTCGTCGAGGTTGCCGACATGGCCGAGGCCGCGACGGTGATCGCGGGCCTTGAAGGGCAGCTCACCGCGACGCTGCATCTCGATGAGGAGGACCATGCGTCCGCCGCCGCGCTGATCCCGCTGATCGAGCGCAAGGTCGGTCGCATCCTTGCCAATGGCTGGCCGACGGGTGTCGAGGTGAGCCATGCGATGGTGCATGGCGGCCCCTATCCGGCGACGTCGGATGGGCGCACGACATCGGTCGGTGCGCTGGCGATCGAACGGTTCCTGCGCCCGGTCTGCTATCAGGATCTGCCCGACAGCCTGCTGCCGGCGCCGGCCCGCGCGACCAATCCCTGGGATATCCCGCAGAAGATCCGCGGGGCCTAACGCCCTATCGCCACCCGGTTGTTGCGCAGCGTCACTTCGGGCGCATCGCCGGGTAGCGAGACGACCACGGTGACGGTGTCGGGCCGCGTGCCGGCGGGCATCGTCAGGCTCAGCTTCGCGGTCGACGGCTGGAGATCGAGCGGCGCCTTGAGCGCGGGCAGGGGCGCGGTCGCGAGCACCTTGTCCCCCGCCACCAGCGACACCGTGCCGCCGTCGCTGGGCTGCGCGCCGAGGCTGTGGACCGTCACGTCGACCTTCCGCCCCTTCACCGTCACGTCGTCGCGGCCGATGCCGAGATCGGGTCGCTGATCGGCGGGCGTGGCCGGTCGCACGAGTTCCAGATCGATGACGGTCGTGGTGCCGGGCGCGAACGCAACCTGCGTCGACGCGCCACGCTCCAGCGCGACCGAAACCGGTTCTCCGACCGGCGACAGCGTCTTGCCTTCGTCGGCGCTCATCGACGTTCGTATGCGCCATTCGCCGGCGTCGATATTCCAGGTGGAGAGATCGGCCTTCTCGGTGATCGTGCCGGTGTTGAAGCCGATGACGCGGATGCGCTGCGGCGTCGCGCCGGGCACGAGCAAGGCGACCTTCTCCGCACCCGCCGGATCGGCGAAGCGCCAGCCGACCGCGTTGCCGGGCCAGGTCTGATTGCGCTTGAGCGCGATGCCGCCCAGCCGTTCGCGCTGGAGGATTTCGCTCGGCGCCTCGACGCGGTCGGTCCACCAATGGCCCTCGGTCATCATATATTCGCGCGCGGCCTTTTCGGCGGCGGCGGCTTCGTGGAGCTTGGCGAGCGGGGCGGTGTCGCCCGTCCTGGTCCAGCGCGCGAAGGAGGCGAACGGATCGGAGGAGCCGGCGATCAGCGTGTCGCGCCAGTCCTTGCCCTGCGGCAGCGCATCGAAGGCGTTTTCGTTCATCTCGGCAAGGATGCCGGGGCCGCTTTTGGCGACCCATGCCTCCAGCGGGCGCAGATAGCGCGCATCGCCGGTCCAGCGCCATGCGGCCCAAGCGCCCTGAAGCGGCCAGTTCGCGCCGCCGCCGTCGCCGACGCGTTCCTGATCGCTGCGCCAGTTGATCTCGTTCGGGAAGGACCAGCGACCCTTTTCATCCTGCTTGCCATGCGCGAGCACGCCGTCGATCATGCCCGTCACCATGCCGCGCGCGGCCGGATTGCCGTTGTAGAGGCCGAGCAGGATCGGCCCGTGCAGCACGACGAAGCCGTAGGGTTTCTGCCAGGCCCAGGCATCCTCGCGATAGATTTTGCGCCCGCCATACCAGGACGAGGCAAAGTGCAAATGCCCGGCCGGATTGCGCAGGACGATCCGCTGAAGCCCGCGAACATTGTCCATGATCCGCTCGATCGCCTTGGGTTCGCCCCAGTTGAGGTAGAGGCGCGCGGCGTTGGTGTTCAGCCCTTCCTCATAGGCATGGAGTTCGTCGGTCTCGATCGTGCCGAGACCATTGGTGATCATGCCGTTCTTGTAGATCGCGTCCGACACGGCGTTGAGCGAGGAGGTGATCTTGTCGGGGATCAGCCCCATCAACGCGAGGCCGGGCCATTGCTGGACGAAGTCGACATCGTCCGAAAGGCCACCGCCGAAATCGCCATAAGCCACCTGCCGATTGTCGATCCACCATTCGGCGAAGCGGCGGGCATAGGTGAGATCCTGCAGCTGCCGATGCGCCCATTCGGGCACGCCCGCCGGGGTTGGGGCGAGCGGGACGGGCGGCAGGTTTTCGGGCCGATAATTGATGTCGGACCAATAAGCGCGGCCCTCAACATGATCGGGATCAACGCGCAGCAGATCGGTCGCGTCGGCGAAGATGCGGGCGTAGAGCGACGCGCGTTTCGATGCGGTGTGTTCCTCGACCAGATTGGCCCAATTGTCCTTCACCTGGTTGAAGCGATCGGCGACATGCTCCTTCGCGGCCTCGGCGCGCGGCTTGAAGACCAGGCGGATGCGCGCGCCGTCGAGGCTGTCTGCGTCGAAATCGGGCGCGGCGCTGGCGACCGTCAGATAGAGATTGTCGTGCGACAATATCCGGTCGCGCAGATCGAGCCAGATCGTCCGAGCCTCGCCCGGCTTTACCGAAAACGACACGTCGATCATGTCGCGGCCCGGCCAGATCGGATCCTTGATCTTGACGTTGAGCGGGATCAGCCCGTTCCTGTCGCCCGCAAGATTGAGCGCGGGCAGATCGATCGCGATCCCGTCCAGCCCGTCATGGATATTCTGCCAGCCATAATCCCAGGCGCGCGCAACCGGCTGATCGGCCGGCGCCTCGCCGAAGCTGGCGGGGATCAGGAGGTGGACGAGCGGGGCGGCGCCTGCCGCGCGTTCGACGGTCGCGTCGCCGCCCGCCGCGCCCGCGCCCACCGCGGCACGCACGCCCGACGTCGGCATGGCGAGCACGGTCGATCGTTCATCGGGCGGATAGCGGCCTGCGATGAAGGTGTTGAGGCCGTCCAGCGCGGCCAGCTTCGGCGCCGCCTTGGCGCGGATCGTATAATCGAGCTTGAAGGTGCCGGCGGGTTCGGTGCCGGTCGTCACATCATAGGCCCAGAACTCCTGGATCGGCTGTTCCTGCACGACGTTGGTGAAGCTGAAGGTGCCGCCGGTGCGTGGTTCGATCCGGTCGACGCTGCGCACCACGCCTTCAGCGCGGCTGATCACTTTCCTGTCGTTCCAGCTGAGCGTGCCATAGGCCGCGCCGCGGATTTCGACCTGATTGACGCGCTCACCGGGCGGTACGGTCAGGTCGTAGCGTTTGCCGCCTTCGACATAGACGTTCCAGTCGGGCAGCTGGAAATAGTCGTCGCGGCCGGGCAGGCGCGACCGGTTATAGACGCCGGGCCAGGTCGTCTCGGCGATGCCGTCGATGCCTTTCCAGTTCCACTGCTTGAGGTCTTTGGCGTCGGCGAACTCGACCTTGCGGAAGCGGGTGACGGGGGCGTCGAGGCGCGGCGGCGTGGTGCGATCCCAGCCATAGCGATGGAGCCAGGCGGTGCGGCGCGCGGCGCTGTCCGTGGCAGGCTTTAGGGTCGGTTCGCCCTTTGCGGCGAGGGCCGCGACCGCGTCGGTATCGAGGGCCGAGGCATAGACGCGGATTTCGTCGAAATCCGATCCGCGCATGAAGTTGTAGCGGCTCTGCACCTGATGCGGGGAAAGGACACGGCCGGCCATGCCGAGCTGATCGAGGCCGGAATCGAGATCGGCCTTCTGATCCTTGCGCGCGACCTCGCGGCCATCGACGAACAGGCGCACGCCCATGGTTTCGTCCCATGCAAAGGCGATATGGTGCCAGGCATCGGGGGCCGGCGGCGTCGGCATCGCCCACGACACGCGCACCCGCGACAGGTTCGCATCGGTCACGAAGGCATCGAAGCCGTGTCCGTTCCAGTCGATCCGCAGGAACGCCATGTCCCAGCTGCTATGATCGGCGAAGGAGACGCGGAAGATGCTGAAGGGCGCTTCGCCGACTGGCGTGCGGGCGCGCCAGAAGAAGGCAAGCGTGCCGCGTGCGGCGCGGATGTTGCCGGGCGCGCGCCACGCGACATAGCCCTGATCGGCCCAGCGCGCCGCGCCGCCGATCGCGCCATCGGGAACCACGGTAACGGCGCTGCGGAAATTGGGCTGGGCCTCGCCGCGCGCGATATCGGCGGTCAGGTCCTTGTCGGCCGCTACGCGGAACAGCAGGCCGTCGTCATCGCCGGCAGGCTGGGCGAGGGCCGGGGTGGTGAGGCCCACGAGGGCCACGGCGGCGAGCAGGCGCGCCTTCGAAATATGGATCGACGGCACGATGTTCTGCTCCCGGTAGGCGATAGTGATGGTCCTGTGCCCGAAGGCCGGGCCGGGGGGAACCCGGCCCGGTTTCGGATTACAGGCTGAAGCGCAGACCCGCGCGATAGGCGCGGCCGATCACGTCGTAGATGACGACGTTGGTCTGGAGCGCGCTGACGCTGGTTGCGGCGACGACGGGCGGATCCTTGTCGAACAGATTTTCGACCTTGAAGAAGGCCTCCATCTTCACGCCGCCGCCAATGTCGAACTTGTAGGTGCCGGCCAGATCGACATAGGCCGCGCCCTTGATGCGGTTGTTGTCGATGTCGACGCCCGAACGCCA is drawn from Sphingomonas crocodyli and contains these coding sequences:
- a CDS encoding LamG domain-containing protein translates to MPSIHISKARLLAAVALVGLTTPALAQPAGDDDGLLFRVAADKDLTADIARGEAQPNFRSAVTVVPDGAIGGAARWADQGYVAWRAPGNIRAARGTLAFFWRARTPVGEAPFSIFRVSFADHSSWDMAFLRIDWNGHGFDAFVTDANLSRVRVSWAMPTPPAPDAWHHIAFAWDETMGVRLFVDGREVARKDQKADLDSGLDQLGMAGRVLSPHQVQSRYNFMRGSDFDEIRVYASALDTDAVAALAAKGEPTLKPATDSAARRTAWLHRYGWDRTTPPRLDAPVTRFRKVEFADAKDLKQWNWKGIDGIAETTWPGVYNRSRLPGRDDYFQLPDWNVYVEGGKRYDLTVPPGERVNQVEIRGAAYGTLSWNDRKVISRAEGVVRSVDRIEPRTGGTFSFTNVVQEQPIQEFWAYDVTTGTEPAGTFKLDYTIRAKAAPKLAALDGLNTFIAGRYPPDERSTVLAMPTSGVRAAVGAGAAGGDATVERAAGAAPLVHLLIPASFGEAPADQPVARAWDYGWQNIHDGLDGIAIDLPALNLAGDRNGLIPLNVKIKDPIWPGRDMIDVSFSVKPGEARTIWLDLRDRILSHDNLYLTVASAAPDFDADSLDGARIRLVFKPRAEAAKEHVADRFNQVKDNWANLVEEHTASKRASLYARIFADATDLLRVDPDHVEGRAYWSDINYRPENLPPVPLAPTPAGVPEWAHRQLQDLTYARRFAEWWIDNRQVAYGDFGGGLSDDVDFVQQWPGLALMGLIPDKITSSLNAVSDAIYKNGMITNGLGTIETDELHAYEEGLNTNAARLYLNWGEPKAIERIMDNVRGLQRIVLRNPAGHLHFASSWYGGRKIYREDAWAWQKPYGFVVLHGPILLGLYNGNPAARGMVTGMIDGVLAHGKQDEKGRWSFPNEINWRSDQERVGDGGGANWPLQGAWAAWRWTGDARYLRPLEAWVAKSGPGILAEMNENAFDALPQGKDWRDTLIAGSSDPFASFARWTRTGDTAPLAKLHEAAAAEKAAREYMMTEGHWWTDRVEAPSEILQRERLGGIALKRNQTWPGNAVGWRFADPAGAEKVALLVPGATPQRIRVIGFNTGTITEKADLSTWNIDAGEWRIRTSMSADEGKTLSPVGEPVSVALERGASTQVAFAPGTTTVIDLELVRPATPADQRPDLGIGRDDVTVKGRKVDVTVHSLGAQPSDGGTVSLVAGDKVLATAPLPALKAPLDLQPSTAKLSLTMPAGTRPDTVTVVVSLPGDAPEVTLRNNRVAIGR
- a CDS encoding LysR substrate-binding domain-containing protein; this translates as MFDLSQLRCFVAAAEELHFGRAAQRLNMTQSPLSRQIQLLERILDVTLLERTSRQVSLTPAGRVFLIEARRIVRLADSAAMSARRVAKGDAGRVAIGFTAVSGYNVVPQIVAHARATLPNIELELREMVTTEQVDALLTGLIDIGFVRPPMTRQEFDTTCVLREPLVVALPPGDPRQAKAELHLADFDDQPLIMYARQGAGYFHAMVTRLFEEAGVVPNFVQHVTQIHSMLGLVHAGLAAAIVPESATGLHMNDVQFRRLVMPQERPVELHMAWRRDNSNPALGPMKQLCIETAANG
- a CDS encoding carboxylesterase/lipase family protein, with amino-acid sequence MTTIDRRTMIAALAATPIAAAHGARRGGDPVAITHYGRVRGTIECDVLAFRGVRYGADTAPRRFQPAIAPTPWRDIVDATAYGPAAPQTKAEERTSEDCLFLNVWTPALDAGKRPVMVYFHGGAHAHGSGSDPLYDGANLVRRGDVVVVTVNHRLAGLGYAYLAELGGPAESGNVGNLDLILALQWVRDNIANFGGDPGRVMIFGQSGGGAKVVTLMAMAQARPLFHSAATMSGQHVTAAGPIHATRRARAWMEKAGAANVGELARLPVERLVEAMAMTDPIEQKGEISFFSVVDHRVLFRHPFFPDAPREAKDIPLIIGNTHDETGLFITSMLKRGDTTWENLPERLGQEMTKDISPTYVAERYRALYPDRSPTQILLAATTAGRSWPGHLIQAEERAKLGSPTWMYQLDFPSPEAGGVLGAFHTLDIPLVFDNVDAKGSMTGMSAEARALAGRIADSFIALARTGDPNNRSIPHWPRFELEHRPTMIFDREVRIENDPRREERLLFAPVPYIKPGG
- a CDS encoding MFS transporter, with amino-acid sequence MTDLAARPTRVRHKIIALIFLITTLNYADRATFSIAGSAASADLGLSPVQTGFILSAFAWAYALAQIPGGALLDRFGTKRVYAGAIALWSMFTAMQGFVGWLPVASAVATLFVLRFLVGLAEAPSFPGNARLVAAWFPGAERGTASAIFNSAQYFSLVAFAPLMGWLVHEFGWRAVFWVMGGIGLCGAAIFVRYIHSPSRHPDINAAELDYIEAGGGLIHLEEKGAQAAASTFTWANIRQLLANRMMLGIYLGQYCINVLTYFFVTWFPIYLVKERGLNIVEAGFAAAVPAICGFIGGLAGGFLSDMLLRRTGSNDIARKTPMVVGMLLATLIIACVWVDAEWLVIVLMSIAFFGKGIASLGWAIMADVAPKQLAGLSGGVFNMFGNAAGIVTPIVVGYIVGATGSFDLALWFVGVHCLITIFAFLVVAGPIRRLELK
- a CDS encoding aldehyde dehydrogenase (NADP(+)): MIDGSILIGARDVRSATSFAAVDPSSGATIDPPFANADADHVAEAATLADAAFGTFADSDPETRASFLESIADNIMAIGDDLIVRAMAESGLPRGRLENERGRTTGQLRLFADVVRAGEWADVTIDLALPERQPAPRADIRRRHVGLGPVAVFGASNFPLAFSVAGGDTASAFAAGCPVIVKGHPAHPGTGELVARAIRKAVADAGLPEGVFSYLPGVTNELGAALVADPRVRAVGFTGSRGGGLALMRIAAGRAEPIPVYAEMSSINPVLLFPAALSRRAAALGAGYVQSLTLGAGQFCTNPGLVIAVAGPDLDAFVAAAAEALVASPAHQMLTPGIHASFEKGVDELESHAAVTTVARGCVGEGVNQARGAIFRTTGSAFLGDAALSHEVFGSSSIVVEVADMAEAATVIAGLEGQLTATLHLDEEDHASAAALIPLIERKVGRILANGWPTGVEVSHAMVHGGPYPATSDGRTTSVGALAIERFLRPVCYQDLPDSLLPAPARATNPWDIPQKIRGA